The following DNA comes from Octopus sinensis linkage group LG5, ASM634580v1, whole genome shotgun sequence.
agacagagagagagagagagagagagagagagagagagagagagagagagagagagagagagaagggcagaGGCAGAGGGGGTgtaattttcattcattcaaacaatataaatatcaaaGTTTTCTTGTCGAAAACAAAGCTGGGCTTCTTGGAGTATGCGTAGCCTTGGGCCCATTGGTATCCCGATACTCTTCAGGCGATCTTCCGTCATGTAAGGCAGTTCAAGCATTCCTATGTGTTCGTTTGAGAAATTGGTAACATAGCGCTGAAgatgagagaagaaaagagagtttcATAGTAAAACGATGTAGAATATTAGGCTACCAGTAGGGcagtcgtgggttcgaatcttcGTCGTATGCATTGCATAGTGATCACGACGAACCCCGAACCTCTTACTTCGGTTTATCTATCTGTAATTAAACTGTGGTTGTTTGCTCAAAGTCAGTCATAATTGAACAGAgatataatcaaaagcattccatccatgaccaaacTATTTGTTTTCTAAAATAGTGTGCCTCGGTTCACACAACCCAATGTGTCCATTTTTAAGACAGTTGTTCATGAGACAAGTAAGATTTAACTACTTTTTTTAGTTAGATCTAGCGATCACGTAGAGCTGTCTGTATATAAACTGTTTGGCTTCAGGTCAGTCCTTATCAAGTAGATCTCATCAAAGACATAACCATCAAAAGTATATATAACTGTATCATTATCTAGTGTATGCTCTTCagacagtagagtgtgatttgagagagatttggctattatttatataaatagtctTTTTTGTTGGCTCGTCTATAAATAAGTACAACGTAAATTCCAATTCAATGATAATAATCAAACGTACAAAAGCACCGGTTCAGCGCTGAGCCTCGTGTCAGCTCTGATGGAgtagatttatttttaaatgcattCACTCGGTTATCATTACGTCGCACTCTTGGTTTTTGTTTCCAAGAATGGGTACAGTTGTTAGTAGTATTCCACTCGTTGCAAAACACTGTGACACCGCATCGATTTCACTAAGCAGGTCACATTTTTGCGCTTGACAACCGTTCGGAATGAAAAGACTGCAATTACGAGGACACTAGAAGAAGGAAATTTGGTGGTGGGTGCATGCCTAAGAGCAATTAGCGTCGAACATTCTAGGAAGACCTGAAACGCACGAGAGTCAGTTGGACGGGAGCAGGAGAGAAGTACAGCAGATTGATTGCTGCTTTGTGCATCTCACAAAATGTAAAGACCTGAGGTAAGCTAAGAACTGTGGAGTAAAATGTAAGTTCCTGGTAAGTCGGTGACCTCGTTACTTCGCATGATGATACATCGTATCTTGTGTAGGATTTGAACATGACAACCTTCAATTTATCTCTCCACCCAAATTATAAACTGTAAGTGAtaaatcaaattttcttcttttaagtgTCTAGCAACAacataaaacagcaaaaaatagcattaagtaatattcttaattccactaaatattatttatatacaaaatacagaacCGTTACTTACTTCGTAACCTAGTTTctgtaaaaatatttccagaagcGGTGGCTCTTCTCCAAAGAATCTGTAAATTAGAAACAAATTTTGAAAgtactgaaatcaataaaatggTTGGTTTCTTGTGCTTATAAATTACTTCTGTACGTTACATATAATAAGGAATGCGAATTGAATCATAGAGGGTTTAGTGTATCTAGAATTGTTAGCTTCAACAAAATTGCCTGATGAGGGAAACGCTATCCAGGGGCGACCAAGGAACACTTCACAGATCTCGAATCACCCTGACCACCAGGAGTCAAGCTCAGACCTTATCGTTTCAATTTTCCCAAATCAAGTAGTGTCTTATAATTTTGTCCGCTAATCTTACAGGAAAAGACTGCATAATTTCCTTGTGGCGACAACTCCAGCGAAAGAAGCCTTTCTATTGTTGCTCCCGTGTTGCTGTTGGTcgtgttgctattgctgttgtcacTGTTCCTACTGCTGATACTGTTACTTCTACTTATGTAGAATAAcaatgtgtgaaggcgcgtggcttggtggttaggggcattcggctcatgatcgtaaggttgtgagttcaattcccggtggcgcgttgtgtccttgagcaagacattttatttcccgttgctccagtccactcagttggcaaaaatgagtagtacctgtaattcaaagggccggccttgtcatactctttgtctcgctgaatctccccgagaactacgttaagggtacacgtgtttgtggagtgctcagccacttgcacgttaatttcacgagcaagctgttccgttgatcgtatcagctgggaccctcgtcgtcgcaaccgacagagtgctccttagTATAACAATGGACACAGTATAATATCCTACATAAAGCACTTTCTATACAGTAAAAAGAACAGCATCAAAATAAACCTCAGCAcaagagctgcgctcggtagtgcagtgaaaccACGTGATAAAAACTACtgagtaatctctctctatataaagctgaagttgtctgtgtatggcaggtttggtagccttcaactaacactatctcctccgagaccctgcggtgcaagttgaccaaaattgagaatgtgatagaagaaggcttgctcttcattccgtagaagaaaaaattcaaatcggaccatgttaacaccaaaaaaaggtgctttttttctatgaaaatccctattttttacgatttttttactgctgtgtcgccatttttcggtgtatttcaaccagaaaaatgtttacttaaagagaataacaagctacataatgcaaaatttttacttttcaaaaattccaattctaaagggtcgaaacaaacccgagcaacgccgggagatactgttagcaataataataatatcgattatttttcatttataaactTACCTTGTCAATTTATGCACACGCTTCCGGTTAGTTAACGAAGGCAACCAACACCGGAATTTTTCGAAACTTATTTTCCTGATGTATGTttggttgatattgttgttgctgctgctgttgctgtagttgttgtgactgttgttgttgctgttattattgttggtgttgttgacgatattgctatttttgttgttgatgcgaAATTGTTCGAAAGAATTCTTCATATCTTGCAGATCTTGTTTCAGTGTATCGATTTGTTTGTGAAGCCCACTATAAGAACGGATTTGCGATGTCAAACTGGTAACGTTATGTGACAGACTAACAATGTTCGATTCAAGCCGCTGAAATTTCCTCTTTGTGTGTCTgttaattaattgaaagaaataagagaaaaattgtAAATGAAACATAAGTTGTAAGTGGTAATTTAAAaatatcatcataatcctcctcctcatcatcaggttgttgttattgccgttgttgttgttgttattattattattattattattattattattattattattattattattattattattattctatgtttgacttttgctttatatttgtacaagttggttccaagtctcacccagagacctcaagagacaacaggttggaagttcatgttgttgttatgcctagtgtgccatatattggggggggggtatggtgttgtactaatgaatgtctaaaaaaaaatttttttttaaaccgaaaattatgtttgttttaaaccttgagattacatagaaagtattttgcgtaggatatgagcagttcccatgagcactatcttttgaatttctgccatttttgggtttcctggtatctgagttaggtagctattattattattattattattattattattattattattattatatggaacAAGCAGAAACCGAGACTGGGCGAATGGCATCGCGAGTGTCACCATGCTCTCAAATATCGTCCCACCACCCTCTTTTAACCAGGAAAGCAAGGCAGTTTACATTTTACTAGTGACTATGGTCAAAGAAATTGtttggtggactcgtttgaaaagTTTAGAgccaaacactttcctctctggccaacCTCTCATCAATAttaaaaaggaaggtgagaatagagagggaagttttgtctagtgaaaaGTTTAACAAAAGGTGGGTGAATATGGCAAGGATGGTACGCATGAATGACGGACACACCATGAGCATGATCCTATAAAACAAAGAGCACTTTACTCTCATGTTTTGATTTTCGTTTCCAAGATTACCGTGGTTCCTTTTCGTAGGTTTTTGTTTCCACGGATAAGCCTAGTCAATGTTATATTTACTCCCCGTTTGGGATCTCTAATTGTTAAAAACGACACTTTTGTTATTTCCTTGAGTACGCGTCCCAAAACgttttcgatcccttttgatcatttTCGAAAAGTTCTACATTGTATTGTCCCCACTGTATTTAATCCTGCGTGATTAATaaatcaatccatctatctatctatctatctatctatctatctatctatctatctatctatctatctatctatctatctattatctatctatctatctatctatctatctatctatctattattgcCAAAGCCTCGGCAATAAtcactacattattattattattattattattattattattattattattgatgtttttgcttatgttattgttgtttttaatgttgttgtttgctGTGAATAGTCGCGTTTTACAGAGTTCTATGTAGAAGATATTTTTTCTAggaagttttatttttttgcttctttttacaTCTAAGGGAACTAAAGGCAATACGACTTTTTCCTACTGACAATGAGATTGAACAGATTCGTGATTTCCTTTTCAGACATTTTagaatatcttaaatatttctgaCATTGTAAAATTTGTATAATGTAAGATGGCTACCTTAGAATTGTCAGGTGGCTATGATTACCACCGTAAGGCTGGCTTCTATATGAATAAAAATCCGCCCCAAAACTATTCATCAAATATAggcaaaaagataaaaagaactcAAATGACATACCACGAAGAAATAACATTGACACAAACTGCAACATTCCATCATcatttggcacaaaaccaggaattttgAGCGGGGAGAGAAGTTGATTCCGAAGATCCCCATTcctgattgatactttatttttatcggccccgaaaaaaatgaaatgcaaagtcgacctcggcgtaatttgaactcagaatgtaaagagccagaaaaagcgccactaagccttttgcccGACTTGCTAACGACTCTGTCAGTTCGATGCCTTAAATAAATAGGTAATAACCCTTTCTAATTTTATCAGAAGGCCAGTGATTTTGAAAGGAAGAACACGTTGAACATATCGGcctcagtacttggctggtactttattttatcgaccccgaaagtatgaaaggtaaaatcgatctCGGTAGAATTTTCACTCAGAATTTAACAAGCCTGAAGAAAtgtcacttagcattttgccgAACTTGCTTACGATTttactagctcaccgccttaaataaataatagtcttgaaatattgggggagggagtgaagtcgaatacatcgaccccaatactcaactggtacttttttttatcgatcccaaaaaagatgaaaggcaaagttgacctcgaaacAAGAAGCCAGAATAGGAcaaatgaaatgtcgctaagcattttgtcgaacttgctaacggttttgccagctcgccgccttaaataataataatcttttctattaaagGCATAGGCCTGAAAGATTGGGAGAGAGGAACAgtcgatctcagtgctcaactagtacttattttatcgactccgagaagACGAAAGGCAAtttcgacctcggtgaaatttgagttcagaatgtagagacgaacgaaatgccgctaagcattttgcccaactcgataacgattctgccagctcgccggcttaaataaataaataaataggtgcaggagtggcgtgtggtaagtagcttgcttaccaaccacatggttctgggttcagtcccactgcgtggcatcttgggcaagtgtcttctactatagcctcgggtcgaccaaagccttgtgagtggatttggtagacggaaactgaaagaagcctgtcgtatatatgtatatatatgtatgtatgtgtgtgtgtatatgtttgtgtgtctgtgtttgtctccccaacatcgcttgacaaccgatgctggtgtgtttacgtctccgtaacttagtggttcggcaaaagagaccgatagaataagtactagacttacgagGAATAAGCTCTGacgtcgatttactcgactgtaaaggcggtgctccagcatagccgcagtcagatgactgaaacaagcaagagagtaagagagtaaatgaatgaatgaatgaatgatcttttctattataggtataAGGCTTGAAATATTTGAGGAGGGGAGTTAAaccgattccatcgaccccagtgctcaactggtacttactttatcgtccTAGAAAGGACGACAAAAGGCAAAGCGGACCTCGGccaacgattctatcagctcaccaccttaaataaatgaatgataataataatactaataataatcagTGTATTCACCACACATACCTACCGTGTTTGTATGACCTTGTTTCGCAGAGACTTGTTTTTCTGCATTTGATTCTCTCGAATTAGTGAACTGGCTTCCGAACTGGCGATGCTCCATGGTCTTCGGGCGTGACTGGACTGTTTTTGGTTAATCATGCGAGACATTTGATAGTACATAACAGTTAGGTTGTCTAACTGTTTCTTCATTTCATCAACACTTTTTATTTGGTCCGCTGCATTTTTCTTAAACGGTGGTTGCATTCTCACGCGATCAGCATCACTTTCAAGTGACTCTACCGTCAAAATAGTGTCATCGATGTCAAAAGACATGCTGCCGTCATCAGTAAAAGTTTCCTTGATATCGCCTGGaatattatcaaaatattaaaaagcgcatttattattatcattatccagtagttttatttttatagcgtgctttcacttcactaccgagcacagctctgtgtgccttgggtatgtgctgtgatttgttgtgatgctctgatggttattgtatggaaagtgttctgcgtaggatgtgtgcactgcctagtagtgcaattttctgtatgttatatgtgtttgtaagtcctggtgtttttgttatgtatttgtctgaatatttttttatcatgcctaatgcacctactatgataggaattgtttctgttttcagattccacattctagttacctctatttccaggtctttgtattttgagagtttctccatttcttttagagacacgttgtcatcagccggtattgatacatcaattagaaagcattttttttcttcatgatctctgacaactatatctggtctgttggccttaatttctctattattattattattattattattattattattattgttattattattattattagtattattgagtgagagagcagtacatgccaacAATGTGTTCTATTCTTTGTATAAGTCTAAGGTTTGTGGCTAACTGAGATAAGGTTGGACAATTGTCATGCTGATGAAGGCTATTGATGGAGAGGAGGGATAGTGAGAgacgaaagaaaaaagacaagaaacagGGTGGAGAGAGACTTCTTTAATGCTACCGAATAAATAAACTGATAGTTGAGAGGCAGGAAAAATGGAGAAGATTTAAATTGAGGGACCATTAACTAAAGCACGCTTGTAGAGGAACAGTAGTGAAAGCGAAGATTCATCGACAGGAGCGCTGCTGTGAACTTtaacaaaaggaagaaggaagaggtaAGAGCAAACGAAGGGGAAAATATAATGTAGTTTGCCAAAACGAAAACAAGTCTTACCATTTCGTCGAAATCTTCGAAGAAAAAATTGAGGTATTTGCAGTTTGGGAACGTTCTTAAGCGACTCCGAGCTATCAAATTTGGCAGTTGGTATTTGTTGCTTCTGTGATATCCCGACAACTGAATTTTTTGATAAATGACTAAcggctgttgatgttgttgttgctgtcgttgttattgctgttgtatgCATTGACGGTTCATTTGCAACATCATCAACACAGTTAGTTTCCGTAATTGCAGATCCTGTTTCGGAGACGTCGCTACTGCTTGCACTTGACGACATGTGTGGATGAGGTCGTTGGGCCGAATGCAGAGATGAACGTTCACTCATGCTAGCAGTTACTGAATAATCGAAAATACTGTCATTGATATCCAGCATTGTCTGGTGAGAATCTTCGGTTTGGTAAGCTCGGTTTATTTGACCATGATTTCCTTTATGAAATAAAAAGGACATATTTTTGAAACCAAAGTCCATAAAGAATTATTAAGGGCCATAAAATCATTTGCTGTAGGGGAGAGACCATTACTCATTAGTCGTTGGTAAGGTAAAAATCATAACTCATTACTAGTAAGAGGGTATCTTCGTGTAATGTATCTGATGCAAGTCAGCTTTGTGGCTAGCTCCCATCTATCCTACTCCTAACTTCATCCACTGGAGAATTGGCATTCAACAT
Coding sequences within:
- the LOC115212106 gene encoding putative uncharacterized protein DDB_G0277255 yields the protein MEQQFRVLLNIWPQLTDFFSSTVLKMRKRQKVDGYSQRIEGDGQVEIIPPSMSFDPQTPVSTQYSFQVPNRNQKAMNSFPKEHSHYANYKDSKTMSKEGNTSMTESKQLNDMAIYATDIRVAQNRHLEMRAGKKQTTLGPDEGYPEFGFKIARPYQNQVSAVSGGGGGGGVDGVDDGQRFIRKPQRLENNNELRKTCARLYGKDSTITEKTILPGNNNVQLPLKSSIDKQIYDEDVHSQQRTSVIYENNTSTKQGVANASYTTFQRKHSYFYPPNNNQNNSTSNGELAPNLMTDGRIEKTMIGNHGQINRAYQTEDSHQTMLDINDSIFDYSVTASMSERSSLHSAQRPHPHMSSSASSSDVSETGSAITETNCVDDVANEPSMHTTAITTTATTTSTAVSHLSKNSVVGISQKQQIPTAKFDSSESLKNVPKLQIPQFFLRRFRRNGDIKETFTDDGSMSFDIDDTILTVESLESDADRVRMQPPFKKNAADQIKSVDEMKKQLDNLTVMYYQMSRMINQKQSSHARRPWSIASSEASSLIRENQMQKNKSLRNKVIQTRHTKRKFQRLESNIVSLSHNVTSLTSQIRSYSGLHKQIDTLKQDLQDMKNSFEQFRINNKNSNIVNNTNNNNSNNNSHNNYSNSSSNNNINQTYIRKISFEKFRCWLPSLTNRKRVHKLTRFFGEEPPLLEIFLQKLGYERYVTNFSNEHIGMLELPYMTEDRLKSIGIPMGPRLRILQEAQLCFRQENFDIYIV